From Heliomicrobium modesticaldum Ice1, a single genomic window includes:
- the dnaX gene encoding DNA polymerase III subunit gamma/tau yields the protein MAYLALYREWRPQSFQELVGQEHVSRTLQNAIAYQRIAHAYLFCGPRGTGKTTTAKILAKALNCSGHGPVRPCNDCLNCRAINTGASHDVLEIDAASNRGVDEIRELREQVKYAPQEGNYKVYIIDEVHMLTTEAFNALLKTLEEPPANVIFVLATTEVHKIPATILSRCQRFDFRRLGVNEIVDRLERICRHHEIAASRETLSFIARKAEGGMRDALGILDQCVSYAGNEIDSGDVTAILGAVADEILYDMTQGLAEDRLSDVLMQLNDLINRGKEVRPLTRDLLGHYRDRLILRTVPGAADLVDMPDDIAAKVKETGHVYSVSDLQACIALLSQAENDMKWTTHPRILLEVAFVRIACREWGKGAGNAPASPTSGGAGGAADMEMRALRRRVESLEAKVREMQQAVENQGAASGEKRPSLDSEALRRPQPAMPSATISKLDEETKAAARLAEGPIHIDQVNACWPNVLAAALERISPLKRSILRGQTRLAGVELNRVVLVHNNTLYDQPNDPKLSDVVNALKEEFSKALGRPVSIQLCHESQWKPGGERQQRQRGGAPPAPAKAAGTGGATPPWADPAYIRDKVFQDPNLPVEFDDDDRLDGLE from the coding sequence ATGGCCTATCTGGCGCTTTACCGAGAGTGGCGACCCCAGAGCTTTCAGGAACTGGTCGGCCAGGAGCATGTGAGCCGGACCTTGCAGAATGCCATCGCCTACCAGCGGATCGCCCATGCCTACCTCTTTTGCGGCCCTCGGGGGACAGGAAAGACGACGACGGCCAAGATCCTGGCCAAGGCGCTCAATTGCAGCGGCCATGGCCCGGTGAGACCCTGCAACGACTGCCTTAACTGCCGCGCCATCAACACGGGCGCCTCCCACGACGTGCTGGAAATCGACGCGGCGTCCAACCGGGGCGTCGATGAGATCCGCGAGTTGCGCGAACAGGTCAAGTACGCGCCCCAAGAGGGGAACTACAAGGTCTACATCATCGACGAAGTCCACATGCTGACGACGGAGGCCTTCAACGCCCTCTTGAAGACGCTGGAGGAGCCGCCGGCCAATGTGATCTTTGTGCTGGCTACGACAGAGGTGCACAAGATCCCGGCCACCATCCTCTCCCGCTGTCAGCGCTTTGACTTTCGCCGCCTCGGTGTCAACGAGATCGTCGACCGTCTGGAGCGGATCTGCCGCCATCACGAGATCGCGGCCTCCCGCGAGACGCTGTCCTTTATCGCCCGCAAGGCCGAAGGGGGTATGCGGGACGCCCTGGGGATTCTCGATCAGTGCGTCTCTTACGCCGGGAACGAGATCGACAGCGGTGATGTGACGGCCATCTTGGGCGCTGTCGCCGATGAGATACTCTATGACATGACCCAGGGTTTGGCGGAAGATCGGCTCTCCGATGTGCTGATGCAGCTGAATGATCTGATCAACCGGGGCAAAGAGGTGCGGCCGCTGACGCGGGATCTGCTCGGGCACTACCGGGACCGGTTGATCCTGCGGACGGTGCCGGGCGCCGCCGATCTGGTGGACATGCCCGACGACATCGCCGCAAAGGTCAAAGAAACAGGCCACGTCTACAGCGTATCCGACCTGCAGGCCTGCATCGCCCTGTTGAGCCAGGCCGAAAATGACATGAAATGGACAACCCATCCGCGCATCCTGCTGGAGGTGGCCTTTGTCCGCATCGCCTGCCGAGAGTGGGGGAAAGGCGCCGGCAACGCGCCGGCGTCACCGACTTCGGGCGGGGCCGGCGGCGCTGCTGACATGGAGATGCGCGCCCTCCGTCGGCGGGTGGAAAGCCTCGAGGCCAAGGTGCGGGAGATGCAGCAGGCAGTTGAGAATCAAGGCGCGGCTTCCGGGGAAAAGCGCCCTAGCCTAGATTCGGAGGCGCTTCGGCGCCCACAGCCTGCGATGCCCTCAGCAACCATCTCCAAGCTGGATGAGGAGACGAAAGCGGCAGCCCGGCTTGCCGAAGGGCCGATCCATATTGACCAGGTCAACGCCTGCTGGCCCAATGTGCTCGCTGCCGCGCTGGAGCGCATTTCCCCGTTGAAACGCTCCATCCTGCGTGGACAGACGCGTTTGGCTGGCGTTGAACTGAACCGGGTCGTCCTGGTCCATAACAACACCCTCTATGACCAGCCCAACGATCCGAAATTGAGCGATGTGGTGAACGCTCTCAAGGAGGAGTTTTCCAAGGCCCTGGGCAGGCCGGTGTCGATTCAACTCTGCCATGAAAGCCAGTGGAAGCCCGGAGGGGAACGGCAGCAGCGGCAAAGAGGGGGGGCTCCTCCGGCGCCGGCGAAGGCGGCGGGAACAGGCGGCGCGACCCCACCCTGGGCTGACCCGGCCTATATCCGTGACAAGGTTTTTCAAGATCCCAACCTGCCGGTGGAATTTGACGACGACGACAGGTTGGATGGGCTGGAATAG